Proteins encoded within one genomic window of Rhizobium acidisoli:
- a CDS encoding metallophosphoesterase family protein: MIYFTSDTHFGDPRVLRIDKRPFSSMDEHDSALIQNWNDTVAEEDEVWHLGDFMSQRAGDCAELLSRLNGRKHLIVGNNDPPSTTNAANWVSVQHYAELKHEQHHLILCHYAFRTWNQMGKKSINLHGHSHGRLRPLPRQYDVGVDAKGLRPVTLGNLLGR, encoded by the coding sequence ATGATCTACTTTACCAGCGACACCCACTTCGGCGACCCGCGCGTGCTCCGCATCGACAAGCGTCCTTTTTCTAGCATGGACGAGCATGATTCCGCGCTCATCCAAAACTGGAACGATACCGTGGCTGAGGAAGATGAGGTATGGCACCTGGGAGACTTCATGTCTCAAAGGGCCGGAGATTGCGCCGAGTTGCTGTCGAGGTTGAACGGCCGGAAGCACCTCATAGTCGGAAACAACGACCCTCCGTCCACCACAAATGCGGCGAATTGGGTTAGCGTCCAGCATTACGCGGAACTCAAGCACGAGCAACATCACCTGATCTTATGCCACTACGCGTTCCGGACCTGGAACCAGATGGGAAAGAAATCGATCAATCTTCACGGCCATTCCCATGGCCGGTTGAGGCCCCTTCCCCGCCAATACGATGTCGGTGTCGATGCGAAGGGACTTCGCCCGGTCACCTTGGGGAACCTCCTCGGCAGATAG
- a CDS encoding Hsp20 family protein: MATSYDYAPLFRSSIGFDRVFDLLENAQRARSLSDWPPYDIVKTGNDNYRISIAVAGFGQDDLDITFQSNLLTVTGKKQEASAEGYLHRGIAGRPFEHRFELADHVRVNGADLSNGLLSIDLVREVPEALKPRKIDIQSAPAPAQIEARKAA, translated from the coding sequence ATGGCAACATCATACGACTATGCACCCCTTTTCCGCTCAAGCATTGGCTTTGACCGGGTTTTCGATCTTCTTGAAAATGCTCAGCGAGCGCGCTCACTCAGCGATTGGCCACCCTATGACATCGTCAAGACGGGCAATGACAATTACCGGATTTCGATTGCGGTGGCCGGTTTCGGTCAAGACGATCTCGACATCACATTCCAGTCTAACCTTCTAACGGTAACGGGGAAAAAGCAGGAAGCCTCTGCGGAAGGCTATCTGCATCGGGGCATCGCCGGTCGCCCGTTCGAGCACCGGTTCGAACTGGCCGATCATGTACGGGTGAACGGAGCCGACCTGAGCAATGGTCTTCTGTCCATCGATCTTGTTCGAGAAGTCCCGGAGGCTTTGAAGCCGCGAAAGATTGACATTCAAAGCGCTCCGGCCCCGGCACAAATCGAAGCCCGAAAGGCCGCATGA
- a CDS encoding low affinity iron permease family protein, which translates to MRWRSWLTDLGTWTASPYAFAIVVVYGFSWLIFSRETLEWHGLATLITWIMTLFIQRAEHRDTQAIHAKLDELLHVHGDARNEITQLDEKEPEQIEQFREGHTTSD; encoded by the coding sequence ATGCGATGGCGTTCTTGGCTGACCGACTTGGGTACGTGGACCGCAAGTCCGTACGCATTTGCGATTGTCGTCGTCTATGGATTTTCGTGGCTGATCTTCAGTCGGGAAACACTGGAATGGCACGGCCTTGCAACCCTGATCACATGGATAATGACGTTGTTTATCCAGCGTGCCGAACACCGGGACACGCAAGCCATCCACGCCAAGCTCGACGAACTTCTTCATGTCCATGGCGACGCGAGAAACGAGATCACGCAACTCGACGAAAAGGAGCCCGAGCAGATCGAGCAGTTTCGCGAGGGCCACACGACTTCCGACTAG
- a CDS encoding CGNR zinc finger domain-containing protein, whose amino-acid sequence MATSTSEMRLSGGHPALDFVNTVDSRRGRWGPDLLQSLEDLVALAERLDLLDHSAASRLRSQAASMPEEADLALTGAKRLREAVYRLFVLEDVGEPYPPEDLGLVEAIAQLGRTHQVLEAADIGFKWALPVDDLHQLGQLFAIKATDLLIERGQRRAVRECKGDNCGWLFIDHSRNGRRMWCSEATCGSHSRVKRFRMRSKPR is encoded by the coding sequence ATGGCAACGTCAACATCCGAAATGCGCTTAAGTGGCGGCCATCCCGCCCTCGACTTCGTCAACACCGTCGACAGCCGGCGCGGCCGTTGGGGACCCGACCTGTTGCAGTCGCTCGAGGATCTGGTCGCGTTGGCTGAGCGTCTCGACCTCCTCGATCATTCGGCGGCGTCGCGTTTGCGCAGCCAGGCGGCCAGCATGCCGGAAGAGGCCGACTTAGCGCTAACAGGCGCCAAGAGGCTACGGGAAGCCGTATATAGGCTGTTTGTGTTGGAGGATGTCGGAGAGCCCTACCCTCCCGAAGACCTCGGCCTGGTGGAGGCGATCGCGCAGCTTGGCCGAACGCATCAGGTGTTGGAGGCCGCCGATATCGGGTTCAAGTGGGCTTTGCCAGTTGACGATCTTCATCAGCTTGGCCAGTTATTTGCAATCAAGGCGACCGATTTATTGATTGAGAGAGGGCAGCGGCGAGCGGTGCGTGAGTGTAAAGGCGACAACTGCGGATGGCTGTTTATCGATCACTCCAGAAACGGGCGAAGGATGTGGTGTTCGGAAGCGACCTGCGGCAGTCACAGTCGTGTGAAGCGCTTTAGAATGCGATCGAAGCCAAGGTAA
- a CDS encoding DUF982 domain-containing protein, with amino-acid sequence MKPDMFERPVSILVGLGFPAKVCSVMDAYRHLVEWPISLRDNGHAVALKACAAALRGEIEAETARGLFAAFAEKHDLLAPEVDGAAISRSRHDRDPHIR; translated from the coding sequence ATGAAACCCGACATGTTCGAAAGGCCTGTTTCTATTCTGGTCGGACTTGGTTTTCCGGCCAAGGTTTGTTCGGTGATGGACGCATACCGACATCTGGTCGAGTGGCCGATATCGCTCAGGGACAATGGCCACGCCGTTGCCCTGAAAGCGTGTGCGGCAGCTCTGCGGGGCGAGATCGAAGCGGAAACCGCCCGCGGACTGTTTGCCGCCTTTGCCGAAAAACATGATCTACTGGCGCCCGAGGTCGATGGCGCAGCCATATCGCGTTCGCGACACGATAGAGATCCGCATATTCGCTGA
- a CDS encoding potassium transporter Kup → MAHPQLRSEDPELERATRSGLPSLVLAALGVVYGDIGTSPLYAFREALRATAGTGSHRDNVLGILSLIVWALTIVVTIKYVTFVLKADNRGEGGTLSLMTLARESLVGRPVWVLVLGVAGASLFLGDAIITPAISVLSAVEGIQVVAPGLSAWIVPLTLTIIALLFFVQRFGTGGVAAVFGPVMALWFLVLGVSGAIHILDDPAVLWAVDPVHALRYATSNAGTTITVLGAVFLAVTGAEALYVDLGHFGRKPIVTAWFILVFPCLLLNYFGQGAFVLSNPEMATHPFFGMHPDWAKIPMVCLATAATVIASQAVISGAYSLVRQAMHLNLLPRLQILHTSETHSGQIFMPQVNSFLFIFVVALVLHFRNSSGLSAAYGIAVTGEMLITSMLLYVVMLRIWSWSAAAAAAVVVPLFLIDAGFLAANVAKFADGGWVPVAVACTMGLIMHTWMHGRRLLAARTKTEEIPLSAIVDKLANKRPLIVPGTAIFLASDVEGAPTALLHSLKHYKVLHEQNIILSVVTATTPFVPDEEKIFLVSFNPIFSRLVITFGYMETPNIPRALALVRKLGLKFDIMSTSFFLSRRTNLPSKKGGMPFWQDRLFIALAQNASNATDYFGLPSGRVVELGLQTVI, encoded by the coding sequence GTGGCCCACCCGCAACTTCGATCAGAAGATCCCGAGCTGGAACGCGCAACCCGCAGCGGTTTGCCGTCGCTCGTCCTTGCCGCTTTGGGCGTTGTTTACGGTGATATCGGCACGAGCCCGCTCTACGCGTTTCGCGAAGCCCTTCGTGCAACGGCTGGGACCGGTTCGCATCGGGACAATGTACTCGGCATTCTCTCCCTGATCGTATGGGCGCTGACGATCGTCGTGACCATCAAATACGTCACCTTCGTCCTGAAGGCGGACAATCGTGGAGAGGGCGGCACGCTCTCTCTGATGACGCTCGCGCGAGAAAGCCTCGTTGGCAGACCTGTCTGGGTCCTTGTTCTCGGTGTCGCCGGTGCATCCCTCTTCCTTGGCGACGCGATTATCACTCCGGCTATCTCGGTTCTCTCCGCTGTCGAAGGAATTCAGGTCGTCGCACCTGGACTTTCGGCCTGGATCGTCCCGCTCACCTTAACAATAATCGCGCTTCTCTTCTTCGTCCAGCGTTTCGGGACTGGAGGCGTCGCCGCCGTGTTCGGGCCTGTCATGGCGCTATGGTTCCTGGTGCTGGGCGTCAGTGGGGCGATCCATATTCTCGACGACCCGGCAGTGCTCTGGGCTGTCGATCCCGTTCATGCGCTTCGCTATGCGACAAGCAACGCCGGCACCACGATCACCGTTCTTGGCGCGGTTTTTCTCGCAGTGACGGGAGCCGAAGCGCTCTATGTCGACCTAGGCCACTTTGGACGCAAGCCGATCGTTACCGCGTGGTTCATCCTGGTTTTCCCCTGCCTTCTGCTAAACTACTTCGGACAGGGCGCATTCGTGCTTTCAAATCCGGAGATGGCTACTCACCCATTCTTCGGCATGCACCCGGACTGGGCAAAAATCCCAATGGTCTGCCTTGCAACTGCGGCAACCGTGATTGCAAGCCAGGCGGTCATTTCGGGAGCCTACTCCCTCGTGCGTCAGGCCATGCATCTGAACCTGCTGCCCCGGCTCCAGATCCTGCACACGTCTGAAACGCATTCCGGGCAGATCTTCATGCCTCAGGTCAATTCCTTCCTCTTCATCTTCGTGGTCGCCCTGGTTCTCCACTTCCGCAACTCAAGCGGGCTTTCTGCAGCCTACGGCATCGCTGTGACCGGCGAGATGCTGATTACATCTATGCTTCTTTACGTCGTCATGCTGCGCATCTGGAGCTGGAGTGCGGCCGCCGCGGCAGCTGTTGTGGTACCGCTCTTTCTCATCGACGCTGGCTTTTTGGCGGCAAACGTCGCCAAATTTGCCGATGGGGGCTGGGTGCCGGTTGCCGTCGCCTGCACGATGGGCCTGATCATGCATACATGGATGCACGGGCGGCGTCTGCTTGCCGCCCGCACCAAAACCGAGGAAATCCCTTTGTCGGCGATCGTTGACAAGCTGGCAAACAAGAGGCCACTGATCGTTCCCGGCACGGCCATCTTCTTGGCAAGTGACGTCGAGGGCGCGCCGACAGCGCTCCTGCACAGCCTGAAGCATTACAAGGTTCTGCATGAGCAGAATATCATCCTCAGCGTCGTGACGGCGACGACACCCTTCGTCCCGGATGAGGAAAAGATTTTTCTTGTGAGCTTCAACCCGATATTTTCTCGACTGGTCATTACCTTCGGCTATATGGAGACGCCGAACATCCCCCGTGCGCTCGCGCTCGTGCGCAAGCTCGGGCTGAAGTTCGATATCATGTCGACGTCCTTTTTCCTGTCGCGCCGAACGAACCTGCCGTCGAAGAAGGGAGGGATGCCCTTCTGGCAGGACAGGCTGTTCATCGCCCTTGCCCAGAACGCCAGCAATGCCACAGATTATTTCGGGCTTCCCAGCGGCCGTGTCGTCGAGCTTGGCCTGCAGACGGTTATTTAG
- a CDS encoding glycoside hydrolase family 15 protein translates to MAKRIEDYGLIGNMLSAALVGKDGSIDWLCLPRFDSPACFAALLGTPDNGRWKIAPVSKRKTSRRYVPDTAILETRFETATGVVTLTDFMPINEGDRHVDLIRIVTGVSGTVEMEMELVLRFENGQAVPWVRRKDYGPSAIAGPNAVELHTDLTLEGRNMKTCARFAVTAGEVVPLTMSYHPSNEQPHFVRDRVEELDRATIWWREWVKHGSFEDMPEAWRAPVVRSLITLKMLIYAPTGGIVAAPTTSLPEKIGGTRNWDYRYCWLRDSALTLYALLNSGYRQEAEDWRKWLLRAVAGAPEQLQIMYGIAGERWLPEFEVSWLKGYEGSSPVRIGNEAAGQMQIDVYGELIDTLNAARDAELQPQEEAWRLQKVLLAHLVTAWQTPDRGIWEVRGPARPFTHSRMMAWVAFDRAVICTERYGLEGPVAKWREARQQIHDEICTNGFDEKKNSFVQYYGGETLDASLLLMPQVGFLPAEDPRVIGTIAAVERELLQGGLVMRYSTNETEDGVGGDEGAFLACSFWLADAYVLTGRREDALKLFDRLLRLRNDLGLLSEEFDTVGQRLLGNFPQAFSHIGLINTAHNLVSAGGPARQRADKTAPSKPHRVSADRV, encoded by the coding sequence ATGGCCAAGCGCATCGAGGACTACGGCCTGATCGGTAATATGCTGTCCGCAGCGCTTGTTGGTAAAGATGGATCGATTGATTGGCTATGCCTGCCCCGTTTCGATTCACCCGCTTGCTTCGCCGCACTCCTCGGCACCCCCGATAACGGCCGCTGGAAGATCGCGCCAGTCAGCAAAAGAAAAACGAGCCGGCGCTACGTCCCCGACACCGCCATCTTGGAAACCCGCTTCGAGACGGCCACCGGCGTCGTTACCCTCACGGATTTCATGCCGATTAACGAAGGCGATCGCCATGTCGATCTGATCCGCATCGTGACGGGGGTTTCGGGCACCGTCGAGATGGAGATGGAGCTCGTGCTGCGGTTCGAAAACGGCCAGGCGGTGCCTTGGGTGCGGCGCAAGGATTACGGCCCGAGCGCAATTGCCGGGCCCAACGCCGTCGAACTTCATACTGATCTAACGCTCGAAGGTCGCAACATGAAGACGTGCGCGCGCTTTGCCGTGACGGCTGGCGAAGTCGTGCCGTTGACGATGTCCTACCATCCTTCGAACGAGCAGCCGCATTTTGTCCGTGATCGCGTGGAAGAACTCGATCGAGCGACAATCTGGTGGCGCGAATGGGTAAAGCACGGCAGCTTTGAAGACATGCCGGAAGCATGGCGCGCGCCGGTGGTCCGCTCGCTCATCACCCTCAAGATGCTGATCTACGCCCCGACAGGCGGGATTGTCGCTGCTCCAACCACCTCGCTTCCTGAGAAGATCGGGGGTACGCGCAACTGGGACTATCGATATTGCTGGCTGCGCGATTCGGCACTGACCCTTTATGCGCTGCTGAATTCGGGGTATCGCCAGGAAGCGGAGGATTGGCGGAAATGGCTGCTGCGCGCTGTTGCGGGTGCTCCTGAACAACTCCAGATCATGTACGGCATCGCTGGAGAGCGTTGGCTGCCCGAGTTCGAGGTGTCGTGGCTCAAGGGCTATGAAGGAAGCAGTCCTGTCAGGATCGGCAACGAGGCTGCCGGCCAGATGCAGATTGACGTCTATGGCGAACTCATCGACACCCTCAACGCGGCGCGTGATGCCGAGCTGCAGCCGCAAGAGGAGGCCTGGCGGCTGCAAAAGGTGCTGCTCGCTCACCTGGTGACGGCGTGGCAGACGCCGGATCGCGGAATTTGGGAAGTGCGCGGGCCCGCGCGCCCATTCACGCACTCGCGCATGATGGCCTGGGTGGCATTTGATCGCGCCGTAATCTGCACCGAGCGGTACGGACTAGAAGGCCCAGTGGCGAAGTGGCGTGAAGCGCGCCAACAAATTCATGACGAAATCTGCACCAACGGCTTCGACGAAAAAAAGAACAGCTTTGTTCAATACTACGGCGGTGAGACGCTCGATGCGAGCCTTCTGCTGATGCCGCAGGTCGGTTTTCTTCCAGCCGAAGACCCACGAGTCATCGGTACAATCGCCGCGGTTGAGCGGGAACTCCTGCAGGGCGGGCTCGTCATGCGCTACTCCACGAACGAGACCGAGGACGGGGTCGGTGGGGACGAAGGTGCGTTCCTGGCATGCAGCTTTTGGCTGGCCGACGCGTATGTGCTCACCGGGCGCCGGGAGGATGCGCTCAAATTGTTCGACCGCTTGCTCCGCCTTCGGAACGATCTAGGCTTGCTCTCGGAAGAGTTCGACACCGTGGGCCAGCGCCTTCTTGGCAACTTCCCTCAAGCCTTTTCGCACATCGGCCTGATCAACACCGCGCATAACCTAGTCAGCGCGGGAGGACCGGCGCGACAGCGCGCGGATAAGACCGCCCCGAGCAAGCCACACAGGGTTTCCGCAGACAGGGTTTAA
- a CDS encoding ATP-dependent DNA ligase has product MAKRASSDRAFGLPLDIQPMEARSADDLPDDRGWQYEPKWDGFRCLVFKEGSAVDLRAKSGKPLGRYFPEISEFFANLSLERFVVDGELVIDIDGKLSFDALQMRLHPAESRVQRLSAETPAKLVLFDMLMGIDGVPILDQDLEFRRAALEAIAKDVVNKGRLILSPFTRDRIEATRWLSASGADTDGVVCKRVDGLYLPGERAMMKVKRLRTADCVVGGFRYQSDSHFVGSLLLGLYNDQGDLDHVGFTSTITDAERPELTSRLEALRGGSGFTGKAPGGPSRWSTRRSSEWEPLMPELVVEVRFDHVTGHRFRHGTKLLRWRPDKRPTQCKFEQIER; this is encoded by the coding sequence ATGGCTAAGCGTGCATCAAGCGATCGGGCGTTCGGGCTACCGCTCGATATCCAGCCCATGGAAGCCCGCTCAGCGGACGACTTACCAGATGACCGGGGCTGGCAGTATGAGCCCAAATGGGATGGGTTTCGCTGTCTGGTGTTCAAGGAAGGCAGCGCCGTGGACCTCCGGGCGAAATCGGGGAAACCACTTGGACGCTATTTTCCCGAGATCTCAGAATTCTTTGCAAATCTGTCGCTCGAGCGCTTCGTGGTCGACGGGGAGCTTGTGATCGACATCGACGGGAAGCTTTCATTCGACGCATTGCAGATGCGCCTGCACCCGGCTGAAAGCCGCGTCCAGAGGCTGTCCGCCGAAACCCCTGCGAAACTGGTTCTTTTCGATATGCTGATGGGCATCGATGGTGTTCCTATCCTTGATCAGGACTTGGAGTTTCGCCGCGCTGCTTTGGAGGCGATCGCAAAGGATGTCGTGAACAAAGGGCGCCTGATCTTGTCGCCCTTCACGCGCGATCGGATTGAAGCAACACGGTGGCTGTCGGCATCTGGTGCTGATACCGATGGTGTCGTGTGCAAGCGCGTTGACGGGCTCTATTTACCGGGCGAGCGGGCAATGATGAAGGTGAAGCGGTTGAGGACGGCCGACTGTGTCGTTGGCGGTTTTCGGTATCAGAGTGACAGCCACTTCGTGGGCTCTCTTCTCCTCGGTCTTTACAACGATCAGGGCGACCTCGACCATGTTGGCTTCACGTCCACGATCACAGACGCCGAGCGGCCGGAACTGACGTCGAGGCTTGAAGCGCTGCGAGGCGGGTCGGGCTTTACCGGCAAAGCACCAGGTGGGCCAAGTCGATGGAGCACAAGGCGGTCGTCGGAGTGGGAGCCCCTGATGCCCGAACTTGTTGTCGAGGTGCGCTTCGACCATGTGACCGGCCACCGCTTCCGGCACGGCACGAAGCTTCTTCGGTGGCGCCCCGACAAGCGGCCGACGCAGTGCAAGTTTGAGCAGATCGAGCGATAA
- a CDS encoding DMT family transporter produces MSTPQNFVKFAILCLVWGLTWIAVKFGVQTVPPMLFAATRFITAGVLLLAWALAGKRRQKLERPDAARLVVVSLLMITLCYGPLFWGMQFVPSGTAAVLEMSLTPLALLGFGIAFGEERWNGLRAFAMLLGAAGLGILFAPSIDLGDLAGGNAMIGLIAIAWAAISSAWGSVLAKPLISKYGSTRLSGSTTIIGGGVLLMASLAIEPHSAEMLGTLWEWQAVAGWLFLVIFGSLLGYSIYIQLLRDIGPAKAGSFAFVSPAIAVAAGIVFADEPADPQRFIGMVLMVLAAGTSLFADDLPGLWTRNERTLSAKK; encoded by the coding sequence ATGTCGACTCCGCAAAATTTCGTCAAGTTTGCCATTTTATGCCTCGTATGGGGACTAACCTGGATCGCGGTCAAGTTTGGCGTGCAGACGGTCCCGCCAATGTTGTTTGCGGCAACCCGATTCATAACGGCAGGTGTTCTTCTGCTGGCATGGGCCCTGGCGGGAAAGCGGCGGCAAAAACTGGAAAGGCCTGATGCAGCACGTCTCGTCGTCGTCAGCCTGCTGATGATCACCTTATGCTACGGGCCTTTGTTCTGGGGCATGCAATTTGTTCCGTCGGGAACTGCGGCCGTTTTGGAGATGTCACTGACGCCGCTGGCGCTGCTTGGTTTCGGCATCGCGTTCGGTGAAGAGCGATGGAACGGTCTTCGCGCATTCGCAATGCTCCTAGGCGCAGCAGGTCTTGGCATTCTTTTTGCGCCGTCCATCGACCTAGGGGATCTCGCAGGAGGCAATGCAATGATCGGATTGATCGCCATCGCCTGGGCTGCAATTTCCTCAGCATGGGGATCCGTGCTGGCCAAACCTTTAATATCGAAATACGGCAGCACTCGCCTCTCCGGATCCACGACGATCATTGGCGGCGGGGTTCTGCTGATGGCATCGCTCGCGATCGAGCCGCATTCGGCCGAAATGCTCGGAACGCTCTGGGAGTGGCAAGCCGTGGCCGGCTGGCTCTTTCTTGTCATCTTCGGGTCCCTGCTGGGATATAGCATCTACATCCAGCTCCTGCGCGACATCGGTCCTGCCAAGGCGGGCAGCTTCGCTTTTGTTTCGCCCGCCATCGCAGTCGCCGCCGGCATCGTCTTCGCCGATGAACCTGCCGATCCTCAGCGATTCATTGGTATGGTGTTAATGGTCTTGGCGGCGGGAACCTCATTATTCGCAGACGACCTGCCGGGGCTGTGGACCAGAAATGAAAGGACGCTGTCCGCCAAGAAATAA
- a CDS encoding DUF202 domain-containing protein, protein MLAADRTIYAAERTYAAWMRTGLTALASGIGAKALLADVVPEILIVTTGTILVAFSAFCFIVAVVREFRPGPPPPQPDVKKIPSLLLLIVSGFLVIVSIATLFGVWFGRSGSPG, encoded by the coding sequence GTGCTTGCCGCGGACCGCACCATCTATGCAGCGGAACGCACATATGCCGCCTGGATGCGGACGGGGTTAACGGCGCTGGCGAGCGGCATCGGCGCGAAAGCATTGCTCGCAGACGTTGTTCCGGAGATCCTGATCGTTACGACCGGCACTATCCTTGTCGCCTTCAGCGCTTTTTGTTTTATCGTCGCCGTTGTCAGGGAGTTTCGACCGGGGCCGCCGCCGCCGCAGCCTGATGTGAAAAAGATACCCAGCCTCTTGCTTTTGATCGTCAGCGGCTTCCTGGTGATCGTTTCGATTGCCACGCTGTTTGGGGTCTGGTTCGGGCGCTCGGGCTCCCCGGGCTGA
- a CDS encoding cation:proton antiporter, translated as MTTRLNPPRLSPWTVPLIAICTFVSYNVAWAADQKSSAPSEALFLIQIIVLVVAGRLLGELMVRMGQPSIMGQIIGGILLGPSVFGLLLPDAQSALFPEQETQKAMTDAVGQLGILFLLLLAGMETDLALAIRLRRAAAGVSLTGIAIPFALGFAAGQFMPSSLLPNAGERLVTSLFLGTALSISSVKIVASVVREMDFMRRNVGQLIVASAIIDDTVGWVIIAVTFSLAKNGTVDVSTLARSVIGTLAFMAFSFTIGRRIVFEIIRWTNDSFKSDLPVLSGIIAIMGGMAIVTNAIGVHTVLGAFVAGILVGQSPILTRQIEGQLRALTTALFMPVFFGLTGLHTDLSVLADPSTLLLATGLVLIASLGKFGGAFVGSKIGGFSNAEAIALGCGMNARGSTEVIVASIGLSVGVLDQRLFSVIVAMAVVTTMAMPPSLRWALARLPMREEEKERLASEAFEKDSFLSRFERILLAIDHSPNGDLAARLSGHFAALRKMPVTVLDVDGDDGAAEKQLDAGTGSDSRAKEISQRVQSTAEKAVETQAVVGESGEAVGELHISVRKKDAELQKVLTEISEKGHDLMFVGVEPTTGAKGGYADRLASMISAFAGTTAIITSRGRLPEKDADLRILVPVSGTERSMKAAEFALVVAKATGSTITAVYFRETRQAIPVSRVSDVTDTHRAAFRKLDQIAAFHGVDIDKVVSAGSSPELAILRHARRGRFNLIILGVSRRAGEDLSYGTVADTLLETADRSFVFVET; from the coding sequence ATGACAACTCGACTGAACCCGCCACGGCTATCCCCATGGACGGTGCCGTTGATCGCGATCTGCACCTTCGTCAGCTACAATGTGGCGTGGGCAGCAGACCAAAAATCCTCAGCCCCGTCGGAGGCCTTGTTCCTCATTCAGATCATTGTCCTCGTCGTCGCGGGAAGACTGCTTGGCGAACTGATGGTCCGGATGGGTCAACCTTCGATCATGGGCCAGATTATCGGCGGTATTCTGCTTGGACCTTCCGTGTTCGGTCTCCTGCTGCCGGACGCCCAGTCTGCGCTTTTCCCGGAGCAAGAGACCCAGAAGGCGATGACGGACGCGGTCGGGCAACTCGGCATTCTCTTTCTCCTCCTCCTGGCCGGCATGGAAACAGATCTCGCGCTGGCCATCCGATTGCGACGCGCTGCAGCCGGCGTCTCGCTGACAGGGATCGCCATTCCCTTTGCTTTGGGATTTGCTGCCGGGCAATTCATGCCGTCCAGTCTGTTGCCCAACGCAGGCGAACGCCTAGTGACCTCACTCTTTCTCGGGACAGCCCTTTCTATCTCGTCCGTCAAGATCGTTGCCTCCGTCGTGCGCGAGATGGATTTTATGCGTCGAAATGTCGGACAGCTCATCGTCGCTTCGGCGATCATCGACGACACCGTCGGCTGGGTCATTATCGCCGTGACATTCAGCCTGGCAAAAAACGGAACGGTTGATGTTTCCACGCTCGCCCGAAGCGTGATCGGCACGCTCGCCTTCATGGCGTTTAGTTTTACGATTGGGCGACGGATAGTGTTCGAGATTATTCGCTGGACCAACGACAGCTTCAAGAGCGACTTGCCGGTTCTGAGCGGCATCATCGCGATTATGGGCGGGATGGCGATCGTGACTAACGCAATCGGCGTTCATACCGTGCTCGGTGCCTTCGTTGCAGGGATCCTGGTCGGTCAATCACCGATCCTCACACGTCAGATTGAAGGACAACTGCGCGCTTTGACGACGGCACTGTTCATGCCGGTCTTCTTCGGGCTGACCGGCCTGCATACAGATCTAAGTGTGCTTGCCGATCCATCGACCTTGCTTCTCGCGACGGGATTGGTCCTGATCGCCAGCTTAGGCAAGTTTGGCGGAGCCTTCGTCGGATCGAAGATCGGCGGCTTTTCGAACGCGGAAGCGATAGCGCTCGGCTGCGGCATGAACGCCCGTGGCTCGACAGAGGTCATCGTTGCCTCGATCGGCTTGTCGGTGGGTGTCCTCGACCAGCGGCTTTTCTCGGTCATCGTGGCGATGGCGGTCGTGACAACAATGGCGATGCCGCCATCGCTTCGCTGGGCGTTGGCGCGATTGCCAATGCGCGAGGAAGAAAAGGAGCGGCTCGCCTCGGAGGCTTTCGAGAAGGACAGCTTTCTGTCGAGGTTCGAACGCATTTTGCTCGCTATCGATCATTCCCCGAACGGCGACCTCGCCGCGCGACTTTCAGGTCATTTTGCGGCACTAAGAAAGATGCCGGTGACGGTTCTCGATGTCGACGGTGATGACGGCGCCGCCGAGAAGCAGCTTGATGCTGGCACTGGCTCGGACAGCCGCGCGAAGGAGATCAGTCAACGCGTTCAGTCTACCGCGGAGAAAGCCGTTGAGACCCAGGCTGTGGTGGGAGAGAGCGGCGAGGCCGTTGGGGAGCTTCATATCAGCGTCCGCAAGAAGGACGCTGAGCTCCAGAAAGTGCTGACCGAGATTTCAGAGAAGGGGCACGATCTCATGTTCGTCGGGGTAGAGCCTACGACGGGCGCAAAAGGCGGTTACGCTGATCGACTGGCGTCGATGATCTCCGCCTTCGCCGGCACAACAGCAATCATTACGTCGCGTGGGCGTCTGCCAGAAAAAGATGCCGATCTTCGGATTCTTGTGCCCGTCAGCGGCACCGAGCGATCAATGAAAGCTGCCGAATTTGCTTTGGTCGTTGCGAAAGCCACCGGATCGACAATTACGGCCGTCTACTTCCGGGAGACAAGGCAGGCAATACCGGTTTCTCGCGTGAGCGATGTAACCGACACTCATAGGGCCGCTTTTCGAAAGCTCGATCAAATCGCTGCTTTTCACGGCGTTGATATCGACAAGGTGGTGTCGGCAGGCTCCTCGCCGGAACTCGCCATCCTCAGACACGCTCGTCGCGGGCGGTTCAACCTCATCATTCTCGGCGTGAGCAGGCGTGCGGGCGAGGATCTGTCTTACGGCACCGTTGCAGATACGCTTCTTGAAACGGCTGATCGTTCGTTCGTTTTTGTGGAGACATGA